In the Gemmatimonadaceae bacterium genome, one interval contains:
- a CDS encoding helicase C-terminal domain-containing protein has protein sequence MPPPSHAAADPGTRLSPTAAVAIRAAIRLAGGREVCFTATLDDEGVVQTVKTVARGDSMSVLALPGFAQRGQMLIHNHPSGNLDPSHPDLEVAARIHDDGIGFAIVDNDATELYVVVEVPEHAALRELNAGTVNDDLGPAGPIAGALPRYEDRPSQRAMAAEIAKLYNDGGVGLLEAGTGVGKSLSYLVPALRWAAANGERTVVSTNTINLQEQLVGKDLPFLEKALDDQRVRFALLKGWRNYLCLVRLDQARAAGNALFDEGLNDEFEAIRAWSERTRDGSLSDLTISPRPEVWDEVAAEPDLCQRARCPVYDKCFLFKARREAAQADVIVVNHHLLLSDLAVRRISNNWGEAAVLPAYNRLVIDEGHHLEEAAASHLGATVSRRSLQRLFGRLDRRGKGLFGALMARLAKSDDLLSTASFDLVLSRLSPALESARTKASTLFDLLETFLANGGDQVQRLTADFAEHPIWRAGLRLALEDTLSQIDVLADGLDLVRERLEGAQRPDDSVMMLVAEIRSVTRRLQAAGDGLRRALDPPPDDDPSIRWIESRGRDRAASVSTVPLNLAPILREDLFRRATTTVVTSATLATDGRFDFLTSRLGLDDSELEPRTGIYASPFKYREQAMLAIARDVPPPNVDAGGHFSSLARMTHDLAEASDGGMFVLFTSHRDVRAMASELRGRGAERRWPVLVHGDDTRDSLLARFRDSGGAILLGTSSFWEGVDVPGDALRALLIAKLPFRVPTEPITAANCEAIAERGGDPFVEYMLPHAALRLKQGFGRLIRSGTDRGVVVIADPRVVTKAYGRALIEGLPPARRVVGPWSEVLPAIREFYTIPAGAKRAGLPRGARAANAHSL, from the coding sequence ATGCCCCCTCCCTCACACGCGGCCGCGGATCCGGGGACTCGACTCAGTCCGACCGCGGCCGTTGCCATTCGTGCCGCTATCCGATTGGCCGGGGGCCGTGAAGTGTGCTTCACCGCGACCCTCGACGACGAAGGCGTCGTCCAGACAGTGAAGACGGTAGCGCGAGGCGACTCCATGAGCGTTCTCGCGCTCCCCGGCTTCGCGCAGCGCGGGCAGATGCTGATCCACAACCATCCGTCCGGCAACCTCGATCCGTCGCATCCCGACCTCGAGGTGGCCGCACGGATCCACGACGACGGCATCGGCTTCGCGATCGTCGACAACGACGCGACGGAGTTGTACGTCGTCGTCGAAGTTCCCGAGCATGCGGCGCTCCGCGAGCTCAACGCCGGCACGGTGAACGACGACCTGGGCCCGGCCGGACCAATCGCCGGCGCGCTGCCACGCTACGAGGATCGGCCGAGTCAGCGCGCGATGGCCGCCGAGATCGCGAAGCTGTACAACGACGGCGGCGTCGGACTTCTCGAGGCGGGCACCGGCGTCGGCAAGTCGCTCAGCTATCTCGTGCCGGCGCTGCGCTGGGCCGCCGCGAATGGCGAACGCACCGTCGTGTCGACCAACACGATCAACTTGCAGGAGCAGCTGGTCGGCAAAGATCTGCCGTTCCTCGAGAAAGCGCTCGACGACCAGCGCGTGCGATTCGCGTTGCTCAAGGGTTGGCGCAACTACCTGTGCCTCGTGCGACTCGACCAGGCGAGAGCGGCGGGGAACGCGCTCTTCGACGAGGGGCTCAACGACGAATTCGAGGCGATTCGCGCCTGGTCCGAGCGGACTCGCGACGGATCGCTGAGCGATCTCACCATCTCGCCGCGACCCGAGGTATGGGACGAGGTCGCCGCCGAGCCGGACCTCTGCCAGCGGGCGCGGTGTCCGGTGTACGACAAATGTTTTTTGTTCAAGGCGAGGCGTGAAGCGGCGCAGGCCGACGTGATCGTCGTCAATCACCATCTGCTGCTGTCGGACCTTGCCGTGCGCCGCATCTCGAACAACTGGGGCGAGGCCGCGGTGCTGCCCGCCTACAACCGTCTCGTCATCGACGAGGGCCATCATCTCGAGGAAGCGGCCGCGAGCCACCTCGGCGCGACGGTGTCGCGTCGTTCGCTGCAGCGCTTGTTCGGTCGTCTGGACCGGCGGGGCAAAGGTCTGTTCGGCGCGCTCATGGCCCGCCTCGCGAAATCCGACGACCTGCTCAGCACCGCGAGCTTCGACCTCGTGCTTTCGCGGCTCTCGCCGGCGCTCGAGTCGGCGCGCACGAAGGCTTCGACGCTGTTCGACTTGCTCGAGACCTTTCTCGCCAACGGCGGCGACCAAGTTCAGCGGCTGACCGCGGACTTCGCCGAGCACCCGATCTGGCGCGCGGGACTGCGGCTCGCGCTCGAGGACACGCTGAGCCAGATCGATGTTCTCGCCGACGGTCTCGATCTCGTGCGCGAACGGCTCGAGGGCGCCCAGCGTCCCGACGATTCGGTGATGATGCTCGTCGCCGAGATTCGCTCGGTGACGCGGCGGCTGCAAGCGGCGGGCGACGGCCTGCGGCGCGCGCTCGACCCGCCGCCGGACGACGATCCGTCCATTCGCTGGATCGAGTCGCGCGGGCGCGACCGAGCGGCAAGCGTCTCGACGGTGCCCCTCAACCTCGCGCCGATCCTGCGCGAGGACTTGTTCCGGCGTGCGACGACGACCGTCGTCACCAGCGCGACGCTCGCCACCGACGGCCGTTTCGATTTTCTCACGTCGCGCCTGGGGCTCGACGACTCGGAGCTCGAACCGCGGACCGGGATCTACGCGTCGCCGTTCAAGTACAGAGAGCAGGCGATGCTGGCGATCGCGCGCGACGTGCCGCCGCCCAACGTCGACGCGGGCGGCCACTTCTCGTCGCTTGCCCGCATGACGCACGATCTCGCCGAAGCGAGCGACGGCGGGATGTTCGTGTTGTTCACGAGCCATCGCGACGTGCGCGCCATGGCATCGGAGTTGAGAGGGCGGGGTGCGGAGCGGCGCTGGCCCGTCCTGGTCCACGGCGACGACACCCGTGATTCGCTGCTCGCTCGCTTTCGCGATTCGGGCGGCGCGATTCTGCTCGGCACATCGTCGTTCTGGGAAGGCGTCGACGTTCCCGGCGACGCGCTGCGCGCGCTGCTCATCGCGAAGCTTCCGTTCCGAGTGCCCACCGAACCGATCACCGCGGCCAACTGCGAGGCCATCGCGGAACGCGGCGGGGATCCGTTCGTGGAGTACATGCTTCCCCACGCGGCGCTGCGATTGAAGCAGGGGTTTGGACGTCTCATTCGCAGCGGGACCGATCGCGGTGTGGTGGTGATCGCCGATCCGCGCGTCGTCACCAAGGCGTACGGGCGCGCGTTGATCGAGGGACTGCCGCCGGCGCGCCGGGTCGTCGGCCCGTGGTCGGAGGTGCTCCCCGCCATACGAGAGTTCTATACGATTCCGGCCGGCGCAAAGCGCGCCGGTTTGCCACGCGGCGCGCGCGCCGCCAACGCCCATTCACTCTGA
- a CDS encoding fumarylacetoacetate hydrolase family protein encodes MNPPRPPSPSSTQRPGKIVCVGRNYVDHAKEMGNAVPKEPLIFLKPPSSVIGTGDAIVLPPQSTQVEFEGEIGVTIGRTLRRVTSTEARGAIAGIVAVNDVTARDLQRSDSQWTRAKGFDTFCPTGELVPPPADLSSLTVVTRVNGVERQRANAADMVFPIPDVLAYVSQVMTLEPGDLVLTGTPAGVGKLSPGDEVEVEIVGHSRVTNPVKVDA; translated from the coding sequence ATGAACCCGCCCCGGCCCCCGTCGCCCTCGAGCACCCAGCGTCCCGGAAAAATCGTCTGCGTCGGCCGCAACTATGTGGACCACGCGAAAGAGATGGGGAACGCGGTCCCCAAGGAGCCGCTAATTTTTCTGAAGCCGCCGAGCAGCGTCATCGGGACGGGCGACGCGATCGTCCTTCCGCCGCAATCGACGCAGGTGGAATTCGAAGGTGAGATCGGAGTGACCATCGGTCGCACGCTGCGGCGTGTAACGAGCACGGAGGCGCGCGGCGCGATCGCAGGCATCGTGGCCGTCAATGACGTGACGGCTCGCGACCTGCAACGCTCGGACTCGCAGTGGACCCGTGCCAAGGGGTTCGATACGTTCTGCCCGACGGGCGAACTCGTCCCGCCGCCTGCCGATTTGTCCAGCTTGACCGTCGTCACGCGGGTGAACGGCGTGGAACGGCAGCGGGCGAACGCGGCGGACATGGTGTTCCCCATTCCCGACGTGCTCGCCTACGTTTCGCAGGTAATGACGCTCGAGCCCGGCGATCTGGTGTTGACCGGCACGCCGGCTGGCGTGGGGAAACTCTCCCCCGGGGACGAGGTAGAAGTAGAGATCGTCGGGCATTCTCGTGTAACGAACCCAGTGAAGGTGGACGCCTAG
- a CDS encoding aminotransferase class I/II-fold pyridoxal phosphate-dependent enzyme, with protein sequence MALPRLTARFETLPEYPLATIPQKKRELAARGVDVIDLGAGDADLAPPPKAIEAIASAAHQPSMHRYGFGLGFVPFRETIAAWMRKRFGVEFDAFTEVVPLIGSKEGIAHLAFSYVEPGRVAIVPEPGYNAYQGGALLAGGEVYRYALRPRTNFLVELDEIPEGTLRRAGVVYLNYPNNPTAAIAPTDYLARVVARCRELGILLVYDNAYSELAFDGYVPPSIFEIDGARDVAIEFHSLSKTYNMTGWRCGWAVARPEIASALTRIKMFTDTGQFMAVQAAGVAALESYETFVPSNVATFRVRRDSAVAAFRAAGFACESPRATMYLWIPLPGEVPSALFADRLLEEEGVVVMPGSAFGAGGEGFFRISFVTSPERIAEAARRAGKVLASITAEVA encoded by the coding sequence GTGGCTTTGCCGCGATTGACTGCCCGTTTCGAGACGTTGCCGGAGTACCCTCTGGCGACGATTCCGCAAAAGAAGCGGGAGTTGGCCGCGCGAGGTGTAGATGTGATAGATCTCGGCGCCGGCGACGCGGATCTCGCGCCGCCGCCCAAGGCCATCGAAGCGATCGCAAGCGCGGCCCATCAGCCGTCGATGCATCGCTACGGGTTCGGGCTTGGCTTCGTCCCGTTCCGGGAGACCATCGCCGCCTGGATGCGCAAGCGGTTCGGCGTCGAATTCGATGCATTCACCGAAGTCGTTCCGCTGATCGGGTCAAAGGAAGGGATCGCGCACCTGGCGTTCTCGTACGTCGAGCCGGGTCGCGTGGCGATCGTGCCGGAACCGGGATACAACGCGTACCAGGGCGGGGCGCTGCTCGCCGGGGGCGAGGTGTATCGCTACGCGCTGCGGCCGCGCACGAACTTCCTCGTCGAGTTGGACGAGATTCCCGAGGGCACCCTGCGCCGCGCCGGAGTTGTCTATCTGAACTATCCGAACAATCCCACGGCCGCGATCGCTCCGACGGATTATCTCGCGCGCGTCGTGGCCCGTTGCCGCGAGCTTGGCATTCTGCTCGTCTACGACAACGCGTACTCGGAGCTCGCCTTCGACGGCTACGTGCCGCCGAGCATCTTCGAGATCGATGGCGCGCGCGACGTCGCCATCGAATTTCATTCGCTCTCGAAGACGTACAACATGACGGGGTGGCGGTGCGGCTGGGCCGTCGCTCGCCCCGAGATCGCGTCGGCGCTGACCCGCATCAAGATGTTCACCGACACCGGCCAGTTCATGGCCGTCCAGGCGGCCGGCGTTGCGGCGCTCGAAAGCTATGAAACCTTTGTGCCGTCTAACGTTGCGACGTTCCGCGTGCGCCGCGACTCTGCGGTGGCCGCTTTCCGGGCCGCCGGTTTTGCTTGCGAATCGCCGCGGGCGACTATGTATTTGTGGATCCCTCTCCCGGGCGAAGTTCCTAGCGCGCTCTTCGCCGATCGCCTGTTGGAGGAGGAAGGAGTGGTCGTGATGCCTGGGTCGGCGTTTGGTGCCGGTGGGGAAGGGTTCTTCCGCATCTCGTTCGTCACGTCGCCGGAGCGGATCGCCGAGGCGGCTCGACGCGCGGGCAAGGTGCTGGCATCGATCACCGCGGAGGTCGCATGA
- the gltX gene encoding glutamate--tRNA ligase, producing MAHRLRFAPSPTGYLHVGSARTALFNWLYVKHYGGQFLLRVEDTDRARSTEESTRAIFEGLGWLGLGWDEDVVFQGGNLARHQADTQRLLEADAAYRCFCTPAELDEMRKAAEARGEAFKYDRRCARLDSSEVQRRIADGMPFAIRFRMPEGETSWTDLVHGPIKFANKDIGEGDFIILRSDATPIYNLAVVSDDIAMGITLVMRGDDHISNTPKQILLYRALGATVPEFAHLPMIHGLDGKKLSKRHGATAVGDYRHMGILPEAMLNFLALLGWSPGGDIEVMTVKQMIDAFSVEGLSKNAAVFDTKKLEWMNGQHLSMLSAEELMPTFVQALTTVDPNAPALVSRGALDAGYWIDPTAAEPGLDWLRMLIDLLKVRARTVDDMVRQAAPYLQRDIAYDEDGVAKTWKDPKAAHEILSATRDALADAKPWDAAALEGELRSFAESRGIAAGKLFQPLRLALTGVTASPGIFDVLVLLGRERSLARLDAALAWLAAAGATTDAADATE from the coding sequence ATGGCCCATCGTCTCCGCTTTGCTCCGTCACCGACGGGATACCTCCACGTCGGGAGCGCGCGCACCGCGCTCTTCAACTGGCTCTACGTGAAGCACTACGGAGGCCAGTTTCTCCTCCGCGTCGAGGACACCGACCGCGCCCGCAGCACCGAGGAGAGCACGCGCGCGATCTTCGAGGGACTCGGCTGGCTCGGACTCGGCTGGGACGAGGACGTCGTCTTTCAGGGCGGGAACCTGGCGCGACACCAGGCGGATACGCAGCGGCTCCTCGAGGCCGACGCCGCTTATCGCTGCTTTTGCACTCCCGCCGAGCTCGATGAGATGCGCAAGGCGGCCGAGGCTCGCGGCGAGGCGTTCAAGTACGACCGCCGCTGTGCGCGGCTCGACTCGAGCGAGGTTCAGCGCCGCATCGCGGACGGGATGCCATTCGCCATCCGGTTCCGCATGCCCGAGGGTGAGACGTCGTGGACGGATCTCGTTCACGGACCGATCAAGTTCGCCAACAAAGACATCGGCGAGGGCGACTTCATCATTCTTCGCTCGGACGCCACGCCGATCTACAACCTGGCGGTCGTGTCGGACGACATCGCGATGGGCATCACGCTCGTGATGCGCGGTGACGACCACATCTCGAACACGCCGAAGCAGATCCTGCTCTACAGAGCGCTCGGCGCGACGGTGCCGGAGTTCGCGCACCTTCCGATGATCCACGGCCTCGACGGAAAAAAGCTGAGCAAGCGCCACGGCGCGACGGCGGTCGGCGACTACCGGCACATGGGAATTCTGCCGGAGGCGATGCTCAACTTTCTCGCATTGCTCGGCTGGTCGCCCGGCGGCGACATCGAGGTGATGACGGTCAAGCAGATGATCGACGCGTTTTCCGTCGAAGGACTGTCGAAGAACGCGGCGGTGTTCGACACGAAGAAGCTGGAGTGGATGAACGGCCAGCATTTGAGCATGCTGTCCGCTGAGGAGCTGATGCCGACGTTCGTGCAGGCATTGACCACCGTGGATCCGAACGCGCCCGCTCTCGTGTCGCGCGGCGCGCTCGACGCCGGCTACTGGATCGATCCGACGGCCGCGGAGCCGGGGTTGGACTGGCTTCGCATGCTCATTGACCTGCTCAAGGTGCGCGCGCGAACCGTCGACGACATGGTCCGCCAGGCCGCGCCGTATCTGCAACGCGACATCGCGTACGACGAGGACGGCGTCGCCAAGACGTGGAAGGATCCCAAGGCCGCGCACGAGATTCTCTCCGCGACGCGCGACGCGCTCGCCGACGCCAAACCGTGGGACGCCGCCGCGCTCGAGGGTGAGCTACGCTCGTTCGCCGAGTCGCGCGGCATCGCGGCGGGAAAGCTGTTTCAGCCGCTGCGACTCGCGCTCACCGGCGTGACGGCGAGCCCCGGAATCTTCGATGTGCTCGTTTTGTTGGGACGTGAGCGCTCGCTCGCGCGCTTGGACGCGGCGCTCGCGTGGTTGGCCGCCGCCGGCGCGACGACCGACGCGGCGGACGCTACGGAATGA
- a CDS encoding YdcF family protein — MFVITYAATGFPRPAPFPWFDHIVAVAVGAWLGARVSTRTIAIGSAIVAAVVYVIGFTSVMRGPVHSLIRRDPMPADRLDAVIVLSSTVSADSLLDPSALERLLTGLAVFRDNGARLLVTTRSAIPGTNRLESDWDRRRLVDLAADTGRWHAVGPVATTRDEALRTAALLLPLEQKRVAVVTSPLHTTRACRAFEKVGFQVTCVPADEREYTVNTFNSSTTRLHATADWLYEQLALLEYRVRGWI, encoded by the coding sequence GTGTTCGTCATCACCTACGCCGCGACGGGCTTCCCACGTCCGGCCCCGTTTCCATGGTTCGACCATATCGTCGCGGTCGCCGTCGGCGCGTGGCTTGGCGCGCGCGTCTCGACCCGGACGATTGCGATCGGAAGCGCGATCGTCGCCGCCGTCGTGTACGTCATCGGCTTCACGTCGGTGATGCGCGGGCCGGTTCACTCGCTGATACGCCGAGACCCGATGCCCGCGGATCGGCTCGACGCGGTCATCGTGCTGTCGTCTACGGTAAGCGCCGACAGCCTACTCGATCCGTCGGCGCTCGAGCGACTCCTGACCGGCCTCGCGGTCTTCCGTGACAACGGCGCTCGTCTCCTCGTGACCACACGCAGCGCGATCCCCGGGACCAACCGTCTCGAATCGGACTGGGATCGCCGCCGGCTCGTCGATCTCGCCGCCGACACCGGGCGCTGGCACGCGGTTGGGCCGGTTGCCACGACGCGCGACGAAGCGCTGCGGACCGCGGCGCTCCTGCTCCCGCTCGAACAGAAGCGAGTCGCCGTGGTAACGAGCCCACTCCACACGACGCGCGCCTGCCGAGCGTTCGAGAAAGTCGGTTTTCAGGTGACGTGCGTGCCGGCGGACGAGCGAGAGTACACGGTGAACACGTTCAATTCGTCGACGACTCGGTTGCACGCGACAGCCGATTGGCTGTACGAGCAGTTGGCGCTGCTCGAGTATCGAGTCCGCGGGTGGATTTGA
- a CDS encoding sigma-70 family RNA polymerase sigma factor, whose product MTHQDKVTGDRDVTNDPEPGVVASAAEEERAIVARVQRGDIDAFDALVRRYIDRALVVARRITGNTHDAEDLVQDAFMRALERIGSFDNSRPFGPWFFRVLTNTGLNARRARILRMTEPEAVDAPSRDAGPDEMVERREIRERFDAALATLSPRQRLIVTWFEVDEVSSSEIAERLGIAQETVRWHLHQARRVLREALGIVRD is encoded by the coding sequence ATGACTCATCAGGACAAAGTTACCGGGGACCGGGACGTCACAAACGATCCTGAACCCGGGGTTGTAGCATCGGCAGCGGAGGAGGAACGGGCGATCGTCGCGCGAGTACAGCGCGGCGACATCGATGCCTTCGACGCTTTGGTACGCCGCTACATCGATCGGGCGCTCGTCGTCGCACGGCGCATCACCGGGAACACGCACGACGCCGAGGACCTGGTGCAGGACGCGTTCATGCGCGCGCTCGAGCGAATCGGCAGCTTCGACAACTCACGTCCGTTTGGTCCGTGGTTCTTTCGCGTGCTCACCAACACCGGTCTCAACGCGCGCCGCGCGCGGATTCTGCGCATGACCGAACCCGAGGCGGTGGACGCGCCCTCGCGGGACGCCGGCCCGGACGAGATGGTGGAGCGACGCGAGATCCGAGAACGATTCGACGCCGCATTGGCAACCCTTTCACCGCGCCAGCGTCTCATTGTGACCTGGTTCGAGGTAGACGAAGTCTCCTCGTCGGAGATCGCCGAGCGCCTGGGGATTGCGCAGGAGACTGTTCGGTGGCATTTGCATCAGGCGCGTCGCGTCTTGCGCGAAGCGCTGGGAATCGTCAGAGATTGA
- a CDS encoding ABC transporter ATP-binding protein, producing the protein MSHPMIVRGRPDPKAPRPPLRERIAAMRLVPRLIRLVWETHRGYTAAMIVLRVTRSFVPVATLWVGKLIIDEVIRLARFGGGGSSHHLWMLVALEMATVVGGELLARTSGLVESLLGDRFTNRMSVRLMQHAATLDLHQFEDPKFYDHLERARQGTAGRVALLSQLLGMGQSMLTLISLSAALAAQAPWLLVLLVLAVLPSFLGETHFAALSYALLFRWTPERRQLDYVRYVGASDRTAKEVQLFGLAPWLIDRYRALSDRFYDENRSLVIRKAFVSSLLSVVGTAGYYAAYVVVLVRAVGGSITIGTLTFLAASFRQSRDLIQSLLMSASGIYEQSLYLKDLFDFFDMQPSIRSQPGALAVPKPIRQGFVFEDVGFKYPGSEHWAVRHLSFEIRPGERVALVGENGAGKTTLTKLLARLYDPSEGRILLDGVELREYDLDDVRHAIGVIFQDFVRYDMRFDENVGVGEVEDVRQYLDAEPSKTNGQPPEAIARAAEKSLAASLLPRLPGSYRQMLGRRFDDGVDLSGGEWQKVALARAYMRDAQLLILDEPTAALDARAEYDVFVRFNALMAGRMAVVISHRFSTVRMADRIVVLTKGEIVEQGTHDQLVASGGLYAELFSMQAAGYR; encoded by the coding sequence ATGAGTCATCCCATGATCGTGCGAGGGCGGCCGGATCCGAAAGCTCCCAGACCACCGCTTCGCGAGCGGATCGCGGCGATGCGGCTGGTGCCGCGGCTCATTCGCCTCGTCTGGGAGACCCACCGCGGATACACCGCGGCCATGATCGTGCTCCGGGTGACTCGTTCGTTCGTGCCGGTCGCCACCCTCTGGGTTGGAAAGCTCATCATCGATGAAGTGATCAGGTTGGCGCGGTTCGGGGGGGGCGGGTCGTCGCACCACCTGTGGATGCTTGTTGCGCTCGAAATGGCTACGGTCGTCGGCGGGGAGTTGTTGGCGCGCACGTCGGGGCTCGTGGAATCGCTGCTCGGGGACCGGTTCACCAACCGGATGAGCGTCCGCCTGATGCAGCACGCGGCGACGCTCGACCTGCACCAGTTCGAGGACCCGAAGTTCTACGACCACCTGGAGCGGGCGCGGCAGGGCACCGCTGGCCGCGTCGCGCTGCTCTCGCAGTTGCTCGGCATGGGACAGAGCATGCTCACGCTCATCTCACTGAGCGCGGCGCTCGCGGCCCAGGCCCCGTGGTTGCTCGTGCTGCTCGTCCTCGCGGTGCTTCCGAGCTTCCTCGGCGAGACGCATTTCGCGGCGCTCTCCTACGCGCTGCTCTTTCGGTGGACGCCCGAGCGGAGGCAGCTCGACTACGTCCGTTACGTGGGCGCGAGCGACCGCACGGCGAAAGAGGTGCAGCTCTTCGGCCTCGCGCCCTGGCTCATCGACCGATATCGCGCGCTGTCGGACCGCTTCTACGACGAGAATCGCTCGTTGGTGATCCGCAAGGCGTTCGTGAGCTCGTTGCTCTCGGTGGTCGGTACGGCGGGGTATTACGCGGCGTACGTCGTGGTCCTCGTGCGCGCGGTCGGCGGATCGATCACGATCGGCACGCTCACCTTTCTCGCCGCGTCGTTCCGCCAGAGCCGCGATCTGATCCAGTCGCTGCTCATGTCGGCGAGCGGCATCTACGAGCAGAGCCTCTACCTGAAGGATCTGTTCGACTTCTTCGACATGCAGCCGTCGATTCGGAGCCAACCGGGCGCGCTCGCCGTTCCCAAACCGATTCGCCAAGGCTTCGTGTTCGAGGACGTCGGCTTCAAGTATCCGGGAAGCGAGCACTGGGCGGTGCGGCACCTGTCGTTCGAGATCCGTCCCGGCGAGCGGGTCGCACTCGTCGGCGAGAACGGAGCCGGAAAGACGACGCTCACCAAACTCCTGGCGCGCCTCTATGACCCCAGCGAAGGGCGCATTCTGCTCGACGGCGTCGAGCTTCGCGAATACGACCTCGACGACGTGCGGCACGCGATCGGCGTGATCTTTCAGGACTTCGTGCGGTACGACATGCGCTTCGACGAGAACGTGGGCGTGGGCGAGGTCGAAGATGTACGGCAGTACCTCGACGCGGAGCCGTCGAAGACGAACGGACAACCGCCCGAAGCGATCGCCCGCGCCGCCGAGAAATCGCTCGCCGCCTCACTGCTGCCGCGACTGCCGGGCTCCTACCGCCAGATGCTTGGCCGCCGCTTCGACGACGGCGTGGATCTCTCGGGCGGAGAGTGGCAGAAGGTCGCGTTGGCGCGCGCCTACATGCGCGACGCGCAGCTCCTGATTCTCGACGAGCCGACGGCCGCCCTCGACGCGCGAGCCGAGTACGACGTGTTCGTTCGGTTCAACGCGCTGATGGCGGGCCGCATGGCGGTCGTCATCTCGCACCGGTTCTCGACGGTTCGGATGGCGGACCGGATCGTCGTGCTGACCAAGGGCGAAATCGTGGAGCAGGGAACCCACGACCAGCTGGTGGCATCGGGCGGGCTTTATGCGGAGTTGTTCTCGATGCAGGCGGCGGGCTACCGATAA
- a CDS encoding PEP-CTERM sorting domain-containing protein, with protein sequence MGLLPLSTALADTTLESTANSCTGGSLNICLGFNLIQIGGSSSTTYSLELTLNSINGGAPSGVGFSTFGLFNTTGSGTFTGLNPCDNGGCSGWDFTGCTDLSPQSTVICDNKNGAKATDIRFTFTYTGAPGDLSGGDVAAHIQGLTTPTGASCSVKTATDAQTNTTTFYTDVEAGCGASTTTTPEPASLWLVGTGLIGLGGFGAARKRRQRQ encoded by the coding sequence GTGGGACTTCTCCCGCTGTCGACCGCCTTGGCGGACACGACACTTGAAAGCACCGCCAATTCGTGCACCGGCGGATCCCTCAACATCTGTCTCGGGTTCAACCTGATTCAGATCGGGGGGTCAAGCTCGACGACGTACTCGCTCGAGCTGACCTTGAATTCGATCAACGGGGGCGCCCCTTCCGGCGTCGGGTTTTCGACCTTCGGTCTGTTCAACACGACCGGAAGCGGAACGTTCACCGGTTTGAATCCGTGTGACAACGGAGGCTGCTCCGGCTGGGATTTCACCGGATGCACCGACCTCAGCCCCCAGAGCACGGTCATCTGCGACAATAAGAACGGCGCGAAGGCCACCGATATCAGATTCACCTTCACGTACACGGGCGCTCCCGGTGACCTCTCCGGAGGCGACGTGGCCGCCCATATTCAGGGACTGACCACTCCGACTGGCGCCAGTTGCTCGGTCAAGACTGCCACGGACGCGCAAACGAACACGACCACGTTCTACACGGACGTCGAGGCTGGCTGCGGAGCCAGTACGACGACGACACCGGAGCCGGCGAGTCTTTGGTTGGTCGGCACGGGGCTCATCGGGTTGGGCGGCTTTGGCGCCGCACGCAAGCGTCGCCAGCGACAATAG
- a CDS encoding exosortase/archaeosortase family protein: MGTGISAPPISSDSPESAAPAGAVATVRAAAILPWIATAVAFAVLFAKPIYLLARDWWTMPEAGHGLLLAPVAIWMAWRSGIGPDAKPNRTLGITLLLLAIAVRTASGLAAELFTMRGSVVIALAGITVYEFGFRQLLRWWLPFALICLSIPLPELITQTLALPLQFKASRMGAALLEMRSVPVRLAGNVIQLPGRELFVTEACSGLRSLTALLSMSVLLGALVLKKPVTRMALLLFAVPVAIVVNGIRVFLTGYLVYYVSPAYGEGFMHVTEGWLLFLVSLSILAGMAWIGGLVERLTQSNDQAAEPQHA, translated from the coding sequence ATGGGCACCGGAATCTCCGCACCGCCGATCTCTTCAGATTCGCCTGAATCCGCTGCTCCGGCCGGAGCAGTTGCGACTGTGCGCGCCGCGGCGATTCTGCCCTGGATCGCGACCGCCGTAGCCTTCGCCGTGCTATTCGCGAAGCCCATCTACCTGCTCGCCCGCGACTGGTGGACGATGCCGGAGGCTGGTCACGGACTCCTGCTCGCGCCCGTGGCGATCTGGATGGCTTGGCGGTCGGGGATCGGACCCGATGCCAAGCCGAATCGTACGCTCGGCATCACGCTGCTGCTGCTCGCGATCGCCGTGCGCACCGCATCGGGCTTGGCCGCGGAGCTGTTCACGATGCGCGGCTCCGTCGTGATCGCGCTGGCCGGCATTACCGTCTACGAATTCGGATTCAGGCAGCTCCTTCGCTGGTGGCTGCCCTTCGCGCTCATCTGCCTCTCCATTCCGTTGCCGGAATTGATCACGCAGACGCTCGCGCTGCCGCTCCAATTCAAGGCGTCGCGCATGGGAGCGGCGCTCCTCGAGATGCGGAGCGTGCCCGTACGATTGGCCGGCAACGTGATTCAGCTTCCCGGGCGCGAGCTCTTCGTCACCGAAGCGTGCAGCGGCCTGCGGTCGCTCACCGCGCTCCTCAGCATGTCCGTGCTGCTCGGCGCGCTCGTGCTCAAGAAGCCGGTGACCCGCATGGCTCTGCTCCTGTTCGCGGTTCCGGTGGCGATCGTGGTGAACGGCATTCGCGTGTTCCTGACGGGATATCTGGTCTATTACGTGAGCCCCGCGTATGGCGAGGGCTTCATGCACGTCACCGAAGGCTGGCTGCTCTTTCTCGTGTCGTTGTCCATTCTCGCCGGCATGGCGTGGATCGGCGGACTCGTCGAGCGGCTGACGCAATCGAATGACCAAGCGGCGGAGCCTCAGCATGCTTGA